DNA from Elaeis guineensis isolate ETL-2024a chromosome 2, EG11, whole genome shotgun sequence:
TCCCACAGCCACATTAAGTAGATAGACATCAAGTACTAGACATCTGATTATTGTAACCTACCACTCTCCTTCCACAATTATTGAGACTACAGCCTTGATGCTATCTCATTACAGAGGGAAATAAGTTACGCTAGCAGGATATATTCACTTGCATCATGAAGGTCTACCCTCCAAGGTATTAGGATTAGTGAGTTAGCAACGTCAGTTTCCCAAACTCTTCTGAGACTTCCAAAAAGTGTCCTGCATATGGCCCCTGAGACTTAAAAATGTCCCTTAATTAACTACTCTAACAACAACCCATCAATTGTCATAACCATACACACAtacagagagagagggagagggagaatacTAACTCCTCGCATTCTGTATCTAATGACCAAGTTGTTGTTATGCGCATGAGTCTTCTGTTTGTCTGGTTATTTCTGACCAAGAAGGGGGCATGTAGCTAGAGTAATGAGGAAGTACTTTTGGAAGCACAACCTCTCCAAGAACAACCATTACTCCAAATTCCCCTTCCATAAATAACTCATCCTTTCCTGTTTCCACAATAACTCCAGCTACCAAACAAGGACCAGACCAACCATGATTAGCCCAGACCTCCCCTTCCATTCCTACCACAGACCATTTAATGCAGCAGCACTAAAAGAAAGGATTCCTTTTCCTTGTCCTTTAGAACTATCCCATATCCCAGTCCTCCCACCAGACTGAATGACCATTAAATGCTCATATCCAAACTCAGCATCCTCCAACAATCAGCCATCTATCTCCTTCAATGGAAGCACTGCAACTAGCTTGTAAAGATAGCAATCTAAAATAGGCTTTCAAAAAAGCAAGGAGAATATTCTCCATTTGAATCCGTCAGAAAAGATAAATACATTGCTCCATCTATATCATACTAGATAAGTCCATACGCTTAAAATTAGGTACATGTACAGCAAGAGTAGAGGCATAGAGATGAGTGAGAGACAAAAGGGGGAACGAAGCATCATCATGGCTGCTTGTTGTGGATGAAGGATGGAACCATGTCTTGCAAGAGACCGTAGTCGGGGAACTGTAGCTGCTGAAGATGAGCGGGTAGGGTTGGCAGGTACATGTTAGGGTTCGCGTCCCCTTGCACTTGCTGGCTACCAGCATTAAGTTGAGGCATTTGGTGCACCAGAAGGTCTTGGCGGAAGCTCGTCGGCACCGTTGGTGGAGGTGCTAACATGTGGGTGCTCCCCCGAATGGTTGCAGGGCTTTGATGGGTATGCTGTCCTTCGTATGTTGTGATCACAACTGTGGGATCTTGATATGATCTCTCCACCCTCTTCTTCACCGAGCACTTCTGTGTCGTGCACCGATAATAGCTCCTGCCATGAGAATTATAATTCAATATGGGAATAATTAACTTTTTCTATGAAAAATGTACTTCTGCTGTAATTACTGATGCTATGTTGAACAGGAAGGGTAAATACCGCTTTGCTACTATGAAAGTAAGAAAAGTGGAAAGTTTTGGAAACTGAGTGCAATTGGCCTACCTTGGATAAGGGCTGTTCTTGACTGCCTTCTGGCCATACTTTCTCCACCGATATCCGTCTTCAAGATGATCAACTTCACTTCTGGTCATGAAGGCGAAGCGTGGCGCCCTTtgtctcttctctcctttcttccttgGTTTGTTCCTGTTTGAGTAATTTCAAAAGATAAAATTCACTATTTAGACTAACGATCCCACGCCCCACTGATTTCTACGGAAGTCTATTTCATGACTTCCCTTGAATGGTCTATTTCTAGACAATCACATCACGGCTGTGGAACTTCATGGGTCGTTCTTCGTTTTCAGCTTCCAGTTTTGGTGATCGATCTCTGATCTGATCTCAAATTGCACCCCAACAAGAGGCACTTGAAAAATCCGTGGAAAAGGATCATAGATCTGGAGTGTAGCGTACTACCTCATCTTGAAAGCAGTCGAGATATCGCCAAGACAAAAGGTTGGAGATCATAAAAATATTGCAAAACAGAAGGAAGAAAAAGCAAAGAGGAAAAGCAAATCGTGTACTGGATGAACTTGAGATACCCTAGAAGTTTTGTCTTGTTAGGCAGGGTGAGAAACCCTAATAGTTCACACTGATAGAAGAAGAATCAGAAAAAAGGCACCGGGAAAAGCAGATCTAATCCACCATTACACTCATGATCTACCTCAATTGAACATCTATATAAACTGTTAGCTGGCATCCACCAAAAGGAAGAAGTCCTACTTATATCTCactaaaaactaaagaaaaaaaaggaaataagGGAATATAAGATCAAAACCTACACTTTCTTAGACTTGTCACCCCCATCCTCACCCTCTTTAGTCtgctgcttctcctcctcctccaccttcTGCTGATCCTTCTTGCACCTCCCTGAGTCCTCCTCGCCTGCCGCCTCGGTGGATGACAAAGAGACCGAAGAGTTGGGAGTAGCCGGCGTCGtgccgccaccgccgccgccgccgccaccacCGGTAGAAACGTTCAGATTGGCACCAATATTGGTATCCACCACCAATTCTTGCTTCACCGGCCCCACATCGCGGGGACAGAATAGCTCGGGAGAAGAGTACAACATATCAAAGGCCTTGGCAAGCAACCCATAATCCGATGAGCCATGCAGGCAGTCGTTGAAGCTCATGAACTGCGAGGCTGTTTGCAGATCGAGGCCTTGCAAGTCATGCAGGGTGGCGCCGCTGGGCCTCTGGGGGATGAACGAGGAGAGATCGTCGTGGAACTGGAGATCGCCGCGATCTCGGAGGAAGTGGTGGCCATGGTGGTAGAGCTCTCTATTCTCCCCAGACATAGAGTGTTAGAGAGACAGAAAGAGAGGAGTGGGAAAGGAGGAAAGGTGTTAGTGAAGAAAGGGAGAAGGGGGGGGCGGGGGGTTTGAACAAGGAAGAGAGCCTAGGTTGGTCTGGTCTTCCCTTTTTGTTCTGTGCAAAGATGATGGATGGATAAGTGGAAGCGAGGACTTTTGGAATGGCTactattttatattataaatctattttaattacgaATGGTGGCTTCttcttattatttattaacaTAGGGTGGTGATCATGTAACCAGGGTGATGGACCAGTCCGCGGTCACGAGGAGGGAAGCTGGCGATGAGTCAGCGACCACCGGTGATCGGCGGTCACGTGGGGAAACAGCGGTCAAAGTTGCAAACCTTCCCCCCACCCGACTCGACTTCGGCCGACACGTGTCCAGGGGAGCACCGGCATTTTGACCAATCTGGGGCACGTTGGAGACCAGTGGAGCTTTGAGGTGTGGACCCCACCGGTGACGCTCCGTGGGAGTTACGGTGGTCCAAACTGAGGGGCGGAATCAGAGATACGGAGGTGAAGGCACCCGTTGGATCGAGATCGGATGGCTGTACCAAGAGTGAACGCTCCTGTGGCTACGGTGTGAAATACGAACGCTGCTTTGGGCTGGGGTGGGGAGGGTGTGAAGTCGTATTCACGGGACTGTTGGTTTTCGGCCGACTACAATATGAATGCTTCGTTTCTTTCttcacacataaaagaaaaaaaaaaaaaaaatctttcattgTTTGCACCGTATCAACCATCTCATCTTCTTTCAATAGATCAATCATTGAGATAAATCATAataaataaaatctacaggaaaaaaaATGCACGGCTACGTGATGTACATAGTGTAAAACATAATTTCTTATGCTGAGGTATTGTTTAAGCTaagacatatatatttttttattattaaaaaaaatgagaaaataaaTTATGTATTATAAGAAATATAGAGTGATATTGCAGGTCCATCCATTGTAGAGATCGGCAATATAGATCAAACCATTCAAAGTGCAAAAATACATAAATCAGAGTGAGGCAGACATGCAATGGTGCATCTTTttctatgattattttttttgtgtATTTAATATTAACAtaacaaaatttaaaataatttttggttATCTAGTATTTGGGGTCCTACGCTTCCGGAACGATAATACCAAGCTATCCTAGTGAAGACAAACCTAACTTGTTCCAACACTTTGCCGACAGTTCGGCAACCATGTTTCATTGATCTAAAATTGGATTCTTAATTACTTGCTCTGATGGCAATTCCATTGTTAATCCCTGTCTTGTGTGTGGATCCTAAAACAACAGTGTGTTAGTGTCTGGGAGATCAAGCTAAAAACAAAACATGGTGAACTCCAAATTATTAGATGGCATATTATAGGATCTGGAATTATTTTTTCCCTAGGATAATCTAGATTG
Protein-coding regions in this window:
- the LOC105049072 gene encoding uncharacterized protein encodes the protein MSGENRELYHHGHHFLRDRGDLQFHDDLSSFIPQRPSGATLHDLQGLDLQTASQFMSFNDCLHGSSDYGLLAKAFDMLYSSPELFCPRDVGPVKQELVVDTNIGANLNVSTGGGGGGGGGGTTPATPNSSVSLSSTEAAGEEDSGRCKKDQQKVEEEEKQQTKEGEDGGDKSKKVNKPRKKGEKRQRAPRFAFMTRSEVDHLEDGYRWRKYGQKAVKNSPYPRSYYRCTTQKCSVKKRVERSYQDPTVVITTYEGQHTHQSPATIRGSTHMLAPPPTVPTSFRQDLLVHQMPQLNAGSQQVQGDANPNMYLPTLPAHLQQLQFPDYGLLQDMVPSFIHNKQP